In one Tepidisphaeraceae bacterium genomic region, the following are encoded:
- a CDS encoding ATP-binding protein, whose product MALSLASISKGRALKAPRIVLLGVEKIGKSTFAGGAENPVFIPIKGEEGIDDLDVAKFPTARSYADVLEAIRVLYQEEHDHKTVVIDSASTLERLVWEQTCANAGVPSIERVGGGFGKGYVEALKLWQELMDGLDALREERGMATIIIGHVKVKVFNDPLADPYDTYLFDVQEKASNALFRWADSILFANVKTIVNKQDAGFNKKASRATSTNERKIYTQKRPAHPGGGRGAYGQLPYEIPMNWQEFMAEVTKASQAAPAA is encoded by the coding sequence ATGGCACTCAGTTTGGCCAGCATCAGTAAGGGACGGGCTTTGAAGGCCCCTCGCATCGTCCTGTTGGGCGTGGAAAAGATCGGAAAGTCCACGTTCGCCGGCGGCGCCGAGAATCCTGTTTTCATTCCGATCAAGGGAGAGGAAGGCATCGACGACCTGGACGTGGCGAAGTTCCCCACCGCCCGGTCGTACGCGGACGTGCTCGAAGCGATCCGCGTGTTGTACCAGGAGGAGCACGATCACAAGACGGTCGTGATCGACTCCGCCAGCACGCTCGAGCGGCTGGTCTGGGAACAGACGTGCGCGAACGCCGGTGTCCCGTCTATCGAGCGTGTCGGTGGCGGGTTCGGCAAGGGCTACGTGGAGGCCCTGAAGCTTTGGCAGGAACTGATGGACGGGCTCGACGCGCTTCGCGAGGAACGCGGCATGGCCACGATCATCATCGGGCACGTCAAGGTAAAGGTGTTTAACGATCCGCTCGCGGACCCGTACGACACCTACCTGTTCGATGTACAGGAGAAGGCCAGCAACGCCTTGTTTCGCTGGGCCGATTCCATCCTGTTCGCGAACGTGAAGACGATCGTGAACAAGCAGGACGCGGGGTTCAACAAAAAGGCGAGCCGCGCTACGAGCACGAACGAGCGAAAGATCTACACGCAAAAACGGCCGGCGCATCCTGGCGGCGGCCGTGGCGCGTACGGGCAACTGCCATACGAGATCCCCATGAACTGGCAAGAGTTCATGGCGGAGGTCACCAAGGCATCGCAGGCGGCACCGGCCGCGTGA
- a CDS encoding DUF669 domain-containing protein translates to MANLDFDANNVEPSAPMTPIPPDQYEAMITESEMKATAAGTGQRLAMTWTITDGEFKGRKVWSNLNLDNPNATAVEIARKDLSAICHAVGKLRVSDSAELHNIPCIIHVIVKPGDGQYSPRNEIKGYSSLSGATAPRSTVPPVAKPAAAGAAASTGKPPWARKAS, encoded by the coding sequence ATGGCAAACTTAGACTTTGACGCGAACAACGTGGAACCCTCGGCACCGATGACGCCGATCCCGCCCGACCAGTACGAAGCGATGATCACCGAATCGGAGATGAAGGCCACCGCCGCGGGCACCGGGCAGCGGCTCGCGATGACGTGGACCATCACCGACGGTGAGTTCAAGGGCCGTAAGGTCTGGTCGAACCTCAACCTGGACAACCCAAACGCGACGGCGGTCGAGATCGCCCGGAAGGACCTGTCGGCCATCTGTCACGCCGTCGGCAAGCTGCGGGTTTCGGACTCGGCGGAGCTGCACAACATCCCGTGCATCATTCACGTCATCGTGAAGCCGGGCGATGGGCAGTACTCGCCGCGCAACGAGATCAAGGGCTATTCGAGCCTATCGGGTGCCACGGCGCCGCGCAGCACCGTGCCGCCGGTCGCCAAGCCTGCGGCAGCGGGCGCGGCGGCGTCTACCGGCAAACCGCCATGGGCTCGAAAGGCGTCGTAA
- a CDS encoding recombinase RecT codes for MAKSSDDGVKVVLTESEEAHRRSRFPELSREEYRHMLDFCAKHNLNAWSRTVYPKFRDCPGAAGHRVVEFELTIEGIRTIAHRTGQYAGNEVTKFAEDGEGRLVSATAYAYRLLNGERFLYAHTVRWGERENPESDCWRTMPHTMLGKCAEAGVLRLAFPEQLGGIYVEGELNPERMKRTPRSTVQTHEDIERRGVEPTDETPTSAMQFELKLIHVYGLGSEAARKALVRSFEERYPHLLTGDPDVPPLRFWATVLYCLASEPEKYGVAAG; via the coding sequence ATGGCTAAGAGTTCCGACGATGGCGTGAAGGTGGTACTGACGGAATCGGAAGAGGCGCACCGCCGTAGCCGGTTCCCCGAACTGTCCCGCGAGGAATACCGGCACATGCTGGACTTCTGCGCGAAGCACAACCTCAACGCTTGGAGCAGGACGGTCTACCCCAAATTCCGGGACTGCCCCGGCGCCGCGGGGCATCGCGTCGTCGAGTTCGAACTGACGATCGAGGGCATCCGCACAATCGCGCACCGCACCGGCCAGTACGCTGGCAACGAGGTCACGAAGTTCGCGGAGGACGGCGAGGGCAGGCTCGTCAGCGCCACCGCGTACGCTTACCGGCTGTTGAACGGCGAGCGGTTCCTGTACGCGCACACGGTGCGATGGGGCGAACGCGAGAACCCGGAAAGTGATTGCTGGCGGACGATGCCCCACACGATGCTGGGCAAGTGCGCCGAGGCCGGCGTGCTGCGGCTGGCGTTCCCCGAGCAGCTGGGCGGGATCTACGTGGAAGGGGAGTTGAACCCCGAGCGGATGAAGCGGACGCCGCGTTCAACGGTGCAGACACACGAGGACATCGAACGGCGCGGGGTCGAACCGACAGATGAAACGCCGACGTCGGCCATGCAGTTCGAACTGAAGTTGATCCACGTCTACGGGCTGGGCAGCGAGGCGGCGCGCAAGGCGCTGGTACGCTCGTTTGAGGAACGATACCCGCACCTGTTGACGGGCGATCCGGACGTGCCGCCGCTGCGGTTCTGGGCGACGGTGCTGTACTGCCTGGCGTCGGAGCCGGAGAAGTACGGGGTGGCGGCGGGGTAG
- the csrA gene encoding carbon storage regulator CsrA, which produces MLVLSRQRLERIMIGDDIEITIVDVRGDKVRLGITAPKDVGVHREEVYRTIRRENRAAAQVVETEKPAGGLVTMDVMQ; this is translated from the coding sequence ATGTTGGTTTTATCACGACAACGACTGGAACGAATCATGATCGGCGACGACATCGAAATCACGATCGTCGACGTCCGCGGGGACAAGGTGCGGCTGGGCATAACTGCCCCGAAAGACGTCGGCGTTCATCGCGAAGAGGTCTACCGAACCATCCGGCGCGAGAACAGGGCAGCGGCGCAGGTGGTTGAAACGGAAAAGCCCGCGGGCGGATTGGTCACGATGGATGTGATGCAATAA